One genomic region from Rosa rugosa chromosome 1, drRosRugo1.1, whole genome shotgun sequence encodes:
- the LOC133718353 gene encoding acidic leucine-rich nuclear phosphoprotein 32-related protein, with the protein MDEIWERAIETALDGETDHASARSLTLDGAVKCVQGRLPPPGLLEKFQNLQHLSIANVGVSSLEQFPRLRSLHSLILSDNRIAGGLEFLVEAGLDSLRDLDLSNNRIQYIEDLAPLAQLKLTSLDLYECPVTRVKDYRSRVFGLIRSLKYLDKMDAEENEPPESEDEEEEDEEDEDDPGSGEIDGEDRPSRMMSNGHTEAAEGVVDVDEDDESDADEEETLTATRVNGQNHPTENGFRVAPVAGENGGEDEEEEDDDENYSAEEIDEEDSEDDEVVEVHEIEDSDDEEDGVEYDEEDDDDDDDDDDEEEEEVDNDEGDLAEPESTGRLTSTEGEIDGHEQGEDDGDEDDNGETGEEELGVEEEGPLEVEVEDEDGEEEEEDYGGGYLVQPVAQAEEEDAGVSDMDAENEEGDGEEDEEEVEEDDDDEVQVLPPSSSSQMKRKRDEAADSDDNGEDDEEDDDVVEYSKSSKKHR; encoded by the exons ATGGATGAGATCTGGGAGCGAGCCATTGAGACAGCGCTGGACGGCGAGACAGACCACGCTTCGGCTCGAAGCCTGACTCTAGATGGTGCGGTGAAGTGCGTCCAGGGCCGGCTACCCCCTCCGGGTCTTCTAGAGAAGTTCCAGAACCTTCAGCATCTCTCGATTGCAAACGTGGGCGTTTCGTCCCTGGAGCAGTTCCCGAGGCTCCGAAGCCTCCACTCCCTGATTCTCTCCGACAATCGAATCGCAGGAGGGCTTGAATTTCTGGTAGAGGCCGGGCTGGACTCGCTGAGAGACCTGGACCTGTCCAACAACCGGATTCAGTATATTGAAGATCTAGCCCCGCTGGCGCAGCTGAAGCTGACCTCGCTTGATCTGTATGAGTGTCCGGTGACGCGTGTCAAGGATTACCGATCTAGGGTTTTCGGGTTGATTAGGTCGTTGAAGTATTTGGATAAGATGGATGCGGAGGAGAACGAGCCGCCGGAGAgcgaggatgaggaggaggaggatgaggaagatgaggatgacCCTGGGAGCGGGGAAATCGATGGTGAGGATCGGCCTTCTAGGATGATGAGTAATGGGCACACTGAGGCGGCTGAAGGGGTTGTGGATgttgatgaggatgatgagaGTGACGCCGATGAGGAGGAGACTTTGACTGCCACTAGGGTGAATGGACAGAATCACCCGACGGAGAACGGTTTCCGGGTTGCTCCCGTGGCCGGAGAGAATGGAGgagaggatgaggaggaggaggatgatgatgagaaCTACTCTGCAGAGGAGATAGACGAGGAGGATAGTGAGGATGATGAGGTGGTGGAGGTGCATGAGATTGAGGATAGTGATGATGAGGAAGATGGGGTTGAGTATgatgaggaggatgatgacgatgacgacgacgacgatgatgaggaggaggaggaagtggACAATGATGAGGGGGATTTGGCTGAGCCAGAGAGTACAGGAAGGTTAACAAGCACAGAAGGAGAGATTGATGGCCATGAGCAAGGAGAGGATGATGGAGATGAAGATGATAATGGAGAGACCGGGGAGGAGGAGCTGGGTGTTGAAGAAGAGGGACCgcttgaagttgaagttgaagatgaagatggcgAAGAAGAG GAGGAAGACTATGGCGGAGGTTACTTAGTGCAACCAGTGGCACAGGCTGAGGAAGAAGATGCTGGCGTCAGTGACATGGACGCAGAAAATGAAGAAGGGGATggtgaagaagatgaggaggaaGTCGAAGAGGATGATGACGATGAAGTTCAGGTTCTGCCTCCCTCGTCTTCTTCACAgatgaagagaaaaagagatgaagcTGCAGATTCAGATGACAATGGTGAGGACGAcgaggaagatgatgatgtgGTTGAGTACAGCAAGTCTTCGAAGAAGCACCGTTGA
- the LOC133718344 gene encoding plant-specific TFIIB-related protein 1, which yields MKCPYCSAGQGRCATTTSRRSITECTSCGRVVEERQTQFHHLFHLRAQDNPLCLVTSDLPTPPPPPQNDDVEDPFEPTGFITAFSTWSLEPSPLYLRSSLSFSGHLAELERVLELSSASATSSTVVVDNLRAYMQIIDVASILGLDYDISDHAFQLFRDCCSTTCLRNRSVEALATAALVQAIREAQEPRTLQEISIAANVAQKEIGKYIKILGEALQLSQPINSNSISVHMPRFCTLLQLNTSAQKLATHIGEVVINKCFCTRRNPISISAAAIYLACQLEDKRKTQAEICKVTGLTEVTLRKVYKELLENWDDLLPSNYTPAVPPERAFPTTVIASGRSSAPKADLPELPVFLNRERQPEIKPDKPEGLDMNVEPTEEEDFDSTVNSRVSQSPVVNLSTLLWQSQVPFGTSGSAAVLKSQNIAVAMDIDTPQSNQHLEHKLDKDTKGSTGNRNPTSSSSSLARQFRYPPSSGSSPNVQYSLPPKLGPGYTELRGSRGQNGSENSKQSGDA from the exons ATGAAGTGCCCGTACTGCTCGGCCGGACAAGGCCGTTGTGCGACAACAACCTCCCGTCGTTCAATCACGGAGTGCACCTCCTGCGGGCGCGTGGTGGAAGAGCGCCAAACCCAATTCCACCACCTCTTCCACCTACGCGCCCAAGACAACCCTCTCTGCCTCGTCACCTCCGACCTCCCAACCCCTCCTCCGCCACCCCAAAACGACGACGTCGAAGACCCGTTCGAGCCCACGGGATTCATCACCGCCTTCTCCACCTGGTCCCTCGAGCCCAGCCCACTCTACCTCCGctcctccctctccttctccgGCCACCTCGCCGAGCTCGAGCGCGTGCTCGAACTGTCCTCCGCCtccgccacctcctccaccgTCGTGGTCGACAATCTCAGGGCGTATATGCAGATCATCGACGTGGCTTcgattttgggattggattaTGACATTTCGGACCACGCGTTTCAGTTGTTCAGGGATTGTTGCTCCACTACTTGCTTGAGGAATCGGAGCGTTGAAGCCCTAGCTACTGCTGCTCTCGTCCAGGCCATTAGGGAGGCCCAAGAACCCAGAACCCTTCAG GAGATCTCAATTGCAGCTAATGTAGCGCAGAAGGAAATTGGTAAGTACATCAAGATACTTGGGGAAGCGCTTCAACTAAGTCAGCCTATCAACAGCAATTCCATATCGGTCCACATGCCGAGGTTTTGCACTCTCCTCCAGCTAAATACGTCTGCTCAG AAACTTGCAACTCATATTGGAGAGGTTGTTATCAACAAATGCTTCTGCACTCGCAGAAACCCCATTAGCATCTCTGCGGCTGCTATATATTTAGCCTGCCAGCTTGAAGACAAGCGAAAAACTCAGGCAGAGATTTGTAAGGTGACTGGTCTTACCGAAGTCACTCTCCGGAAAGTCTACAAGGAACTCTTGGAAAATTGGGATGATTTACTCCCATCTAATTATACTCCGGCTGTTCCTCCAGAAAGAGCATTTCCTACTACTGTAATTGCTTCAGGACGATCTTCAGCACCGAAAGCTGATTTACCTGAACTACCAGTTTTTTTGAACAGAGAGAGGCAGCCGGAGATAAAACCTGACAAACCAGAGGGATTAGATATGAACGTTGAGCCAACCGAAGAAGAGGATTTTGACAGTACAGTTAATTCTCGAGTTTCACAGTCACCAGTGGTGAACCTTTCAACACTTTTGTGGCAATCCCAGGTTCCATTTGGTACTTCTGGAAGTGCAGCAGTACTAAAGTCACAGAATATTGCCGTAGCAATGGACATCGATACGCCACAGAGTAACCAACACCTCGAGCACAAGTTGGACAAGGACACAAAGGGTTCTACTGGTAATCGAAATCCAACTTCAAGTTCGAGTTCACTTGCCAGGCAGTTTCGATACCCACCTTCCTCAGGTTCCTCTCCAAATGTTCAATATTCGCTTCCTCCAAAGCTTGGACCAGGTTACACTGAGCTTAGAGGTAGCAGGGGTCAAAATGGAAGTGAAAATTCCAAACAGAGTGGGGATGCCTGA
- the LOC133718396 gene encoding uncharacterized protein LOC133718396: protein MKDDDGLPTTAAGGGKRESSDSSLVLGKGRYKFWALAAILLLAFWSMFTGTVTLRWSAGNLNRFSDEFDSPIHDDLDVLEMEEREKVVEHMWDVYTNSRRIRLPRFWQEAFEAAYEDLTSDLPGVRDSAISEIAKMSVRSVDLDPPPVQSASAREFTKALKHPDKARELLSSTKSGR from the exons ATGAAGGATGACGATGGCCTTCCGACGACGGCGGCGGGCGGCGGGAAGAGGGAGAGCTCCGATTCGAGCCTAGTACTCGGGAAAGGCAGGTACAAGTTCTGGGCATTGGCGGCGATTTTGCTGCTGGCGTTCTGGTCAATGTTCACCGGCACCGTCACGCTCCGGTGGTCGGCCGGGAACCTTAATCGCTTCTCCGACGAATTTGATTCCCCTATTCACGACGATCTCGACGTCCTC GAAATGGAGGAGAGGGAGAAGGTGGTGGAGCACATGTGGGATGTGTACACTAATAGCCGTCGGATCAGATTACCCAGATTCTGGCAGGAGGCCTTTGAGGCTGCTTATGAGGACTTGACCAGTGACCTCCCTGGTGTTCGTGACTCTGCCATTTCCGAGATCGCAAAGATGTCGGTGCGGTCAGTCGATCTCGATCCACCTCCGGTCCAATCTGCT AGCGCACGGGAATTTACAAAAGCACTGAAGCATCCAGATAAAGCTAGGGAACTCTTGTCCTCAACGAAGAGTGGTCGATGA
- the LOC133718401 gene encoding uncharacterized protein LOC133718401, with amino-acid sequence MEGASQLVRTGRKSSIESEPRTLGFHQIQYAREAAEYVMNTKDLEEAKRIFTQGLQPVVSVMKPTGEEMMDSVDEFEYSEGRYRLSELRDVVTAPF; translated from the exons ATGGAAGGCGCGTCGCAGCTGGTACGGACTGGAAGGAAGTCATCGATAGAAAGTGAGCCGAGAACGCTGGGGTTTCATCAGATCCAATATGCAAGG GAGGCAGCTGAGTACGTGATGAATACAAAGGATTTAGAAGAAGCAAAGCGCATTTTCACTCAG GGATTACAGCCAGTAGTGAGCGTGATGAAACCAACTGGAgaggagatgatggattcggttGACGAATTTGAGTATTCAGAAGGTCGATACCGATTATCTGAACTAAGGGATGTAGTCACAGCGCCATTTTAG